A region from the Azospirillaceae bacterium genome encodes:
- a CDS encoding amidohydrolase family protein: MPRSPAVPSRSHTMRKRAGAKAILAATALCALAAILPVGAQADTVLVTADHLVDVLAGKTVDKPAVLIVDGRITAVGTQGAVTAPADARTVALPGLTLLPGLIDMHTHLTFQPTWNGYESLGVSTADKAIAGVANARLTLLAGFTAVRNVGADAFTDVALRNAIDSGLVPGPRMKVSGPLLGATGGHCDENLLPADYGRVGEGVADGPWAMVQKVRWVKKFGADLVKVCATGGVLSKGDSPGAQQLTQEELDAIAKEAHALGMKVAAHAHGTDGIKASIRAGIDTIEHASLIDDEGIEMAKKHGTWLGMDIYDDDYILSEGAKAGMLPESLEKERKIGRVQRENFAKAYKAGVKMIFSTDAGVYPHGDNGKQFAKMVQWGMPAMEAIRAATRNAAEAMGTDKDIGAVAVGRYGDLVAVKGDPLADVTLLEHIPVVIKGGEVVKDQR, encoded by the coding sequence ATGCCACGTTCCCCCGCCGTGCCGTCCCGGAGCCACACCATGCGCAAGCGCGCCGGCGCCAAGGCCATCCTGGCCGCCACCGCCCTTTGCGCCCTGGCGGCAATCCTTCCGGTCGGCGCCCAGGCGGACACGGTGCTGGTGACGGCCGACCATCTGGTCGACGTGCTGGCGGGCAAGACGGTGGACAAGCCGGCGGTGCTGATCGTCGACGGCCGCATCACGGCAGTGGGCACACAAGGCGCCGTGACGGCGCCGGCCGACGCCCGCACGGTGGCCCTGCCCGGCCTGACCCTGCTGCCCGGCCTGATCGACATGCACACCCACCTGACTTTCCAGCCCACCTGGAACGGTTATGAATCCCTGGGCGTCAGCACGGCGGACAAGGCCATCGCCGGCGTGGCCAACGCCCGCCTGACCCTGCTGGCCGGCTTCACCGCCGTGCGCAACGTGGGCGCCGACGCCTTCACCGACGTGGCCCTGCGCAACGCCATCGACAGCGGCCTGGTGCCAGGCCCGCGCATGAAGGTGTCCGGCCCGCTGCTGGGCGCCACCGGCGGCCATTGCGATGAGAACCTGCTGCCGGCCGACTATGGCCGCGTGGGCGAGGGTGTGGCCGACGGCCCCTGGGCCATGGTGCAGAAGGTGCGCTGGGTGAAGAAGTTCGGCGCCGACCTGGTGAAGGTCTGCGCCACCGGCGGCGTGCTGTCCAAGGGCGACAGCCCCGGCGCCCAGCAGCTGACGCAGGAGGAACTGGACGCCATCGCCAAGGAGGCCCACGCCCTGGGCATGAAGGTGGCCGCCCACGCCCACGGCACCGACGGCATCAAGGCGTCCATCCGCGCCGGCATCGACACCATCGAGCACGCCAGCCTGATCGACGACGAAGGCATCGAGATGGCCAAGAAGCACGGCACCTGGCTGGGCATGGACATCTACGACGACGACTACATCCTGTCGGAAGGGGCCAAGGCCGGCATGCTGCCGGAAAGCCTGGAGAAGGAACGCAAGATCGGCCGCGTGCAGCGCGAGAACTTCGCCAAGGCCTACAAGGCCGGCGTGAAGATGATCTTCAGCACCGACGCCGGCGTCTACCCGCACGGCGACAATGGCAAGCAGTTCGCCAAGATGGTGCAGTGGGGCATGCCGGCGATGGAGGCCATCCGCGCCGCCACCCGCAATGCCGCCGAAGCCATGGGCACGGACAAGGACATCGGCGCCGTCGCCGTTGGCCGCTATGGCGACCTGGTGGCGGTCAAGGGTGACCCCCTGGCCGATGTGACCCTGCTGGAACACATCCCCGTCGTCATCAAGGGCGGCGAAGTGGTGAAGGACCAACGCTGA
- a CDS encoding TIGR01244 family sulfur transferase has protein sequence MLNPRPLTDTLSVSPQIEEADIAQAKALGFRTIINNRPDGEEPGQLTHTRAAELAKEAGLEYLYLPVNNMNLGPQTAAAFAEALDALPGPVLAHCRSGTRCTILWSLGAASKGTPVGEIIEAAGRQGYDLSPYAHALDGLARGQG, from the coding sequence ATGCTGAACCCCCGCCCGCTGACCGACACGCTGAGCGTCTCCCCGCAGATTGAGGAGGCGGACATCGCCCAGGCCAAGGCCCTGGGCTTCCGCACCATCATCAACAACCGCCCCGACGGGGAAGAGCCGGGCCAGCTGACCCACACCCGTGCCGCCGAACTGGCCAAGGAAGCGGGCCTGGAATATCTGTACCTGCCGGTCAATAACATGAACCTGGGGCCGCAGACCGCCGCCGCCTTCGCCGAGGCGCTGGACGCCCTGCCCGGCCCGGTCCTGGCCCACTGCCGCTCCGGCACCCGTTGCACCATCCTGTGGTCGCTGGGTGCGGCGTCCAAGGGCACCCCGGTGGGTGAGATCATCGAGGCCGCCGGCCGCCAGGGTTATGACCTGTCGCCTTACGCCCATGCCCTGGACGGCCTGGCACGCGGCCAGGGCTGA